From Prochlorococcus marinus XMU1419, a single genomic window includes:
- a CDS encoding o-succinylbenzoate synthase, translating to MNIIFKKKSYSFKLSTKVKNSKTTYLTKLGWIIKLTSNDKKIGFGEVSPLLEDDLKKCAKQLNMIPENVEVFNLSEQINNFHPCIQSAINSALAEINGKIIFKENYAFDEIDKTAILLNSENVISELDIIKKRQSKIGKPVTIKWKLALRDNHEEEANLEEILSQISNNIKLRIDANGSWGRKIANRWADILKDNKNIDWLEQPLCVDDIEGMKELNKKIPIALDESLLKFPTLIDEWKGWQIRRPSQENNPVKLLRELENKKALISISTSFETGIGKRWLYHLSSLQLQGPTPKVPGLAINKFPNSFLFLNEAKKIWDQL from the coding sequence ATGAACATAATATTTAAAAAAAAATCTTATAGCTTTAAGTTATCCACAAAAGTAAAAAATTCTAAAACCACTTATCTTACAAAACTGGGTTGGATAATTAAATTAACAAGTAATGATAAAAAAATTGGGTTTGGAGAAGTTTCACCACTTCTAGAAGATGACTTAAAAAAATGTGCAAAACAACTAAATATGATACCTGAGAATGTAGAAGTATTTAATTTATCTGAACAAATAAATAATTTTCACCCATGCATTCAATCTGCAATAAATTCTGCATTAGCTGAGATAAATGGAAAAATAATTTTTAAAGAAAACTATGCCTTTGATGAAATCGATAAAACAGCCATACTTTTAAATTCTGAAAATGTAATTTCAGAGCTAGATATAATTAAAAAAAGACAATCAAAAATTGGGAAACCAGTAACCATAAAATGGAAATTAGCATTAAGAGATAACCATGAGGAAGAAGCAAATTTAGAAGAAATTTTAAGCCAAATAAGCAATAATATTAAGTTAAGAATAGATGCTAATGGTTCTTGGGGTAGAAAGATTGCTAATAGATGGGCTGATATTTTGAAAGATAACAAAAACATAGATTGGTTAGAACAACCTCTCTGTGTTGATGATATTGAAGGAATGAAAGAACTCAACAAAAAAATCCCGATAGCCTTAGACGAATCACTTTTAAAATTTCCAACTTTGATTGATGAGTGGAAGGGTTGGCAAATTCGAAGGCCTTCTCAAGAAAATAATCCAGTTAAGCTTCTAAGAGAATTAGAAAATAAAAAAGCTTTAATATCTATAAGTACTTCATTTGAAACTGGAATAGGGAAGAGATGGCTTTATCATTTATCGTCTCTACAATTACAAGGACCAACTCCAAAAGTTCCTGGTTTAGCAATAAATAAATTCCCTAATTCGTTTCTATTTTTAAATGAAGCAAAAAAGATATGGGATCAACTATGA
- the menA gene encoding 2-carboxy-1,4-naphthoquinone phytyltransferase: MDEDKKKLWKQAIKWPLYSVAILPVLITGAYILNQYEKVKIYNLIAFTLAAIFILLWENLTNDLFDAETGIDEFKFHSIVNLIKNKKIISFIAYTSLVIGLLIISIISVSTSINILILVASCCFLGYLYQGPPFRFGYQGLGEPLCWLAFGPFAYSAVLIALNPSNIYLENVPWKVSLLLGSGPSLATTLVLFCSHFHQISEDKKHGKNSPLVRLGAKKGSQFVPWIIFTIYIFQLLTIVTGFIPVFCILYFISFPQAIRLINLLKSYYKKPSAIKNSKFVAIKFQTLNGVGLITGLIFNYLLNK, translated from the coding sequence ATGGACGAAGATAAAAAAAAATTATGGAAACAAGCGATAAAATGGCCTCTTTATTCTGTTGCCATACTTCCAGTTTTAATAACAGGGGCTTATATACTCAATCAATATGAAAAGGTAAAAATTTATAATTTAATCGCATTTACTTTAGCTGCAATTTTTATATTACTTTGGGAAAACCTAACTAATGATTTATTCGACGCAGAAACAGGAATCGATGAATTTAAATTCCATTCAATTGTAAATCTTATAAAAAATAAAAAAATAATTTCGTTTATTGCATATACATCTTTAGTTATTGGTTTATTAATAATTTCAATTATTTCAGTATCAACAAGTATCAACATTTTGATTTTAGTGGCATCTTGCTGCTTCCTAGGATATTTATATCAAGGACCTCCTTTTAGATTTGGCTATCAAGGCTTAGGAGAACCATTATGCTGGCTTGCATTTGGACCTTTCGCCTACTCTGCAGTCTTAATTGCTTTAAATCCTTCTAATATTTACTTAGAAAATGTTCCCTGGAAAGTTTCTTTATTACTTGGTTCAGGACCTTCATTAGCAACAACTCTTGTATTATTTTGTTCTCATTTTCATCAAATTTCTGAAGATAAAAAGCATGGGAAAAATTCACCTTTAGTTCGCCTAGGAGCAAAAAAAGGTTCTCAATTTGTGCCTTGGATAATTTTTACAATATATATTTTTCAACTTTTAACTATAGTTACTGGATTTATTCCAGTGTTTTGTATCCTTTATTTTATTAGTTTTCCTCAAGCAATAAGACTTATAAATTTATTAAAGTCTTATTATAAAAAACCTTCTGCAATAAAAAATTCCAAATTCGTCGCAATAAAATTTCAAACTCTTAATGGAGTTGGCTTAATCACAGGATTAATATTTAATTACTTACTTAATAAATGA